A window of the Coprobacter fastidiosus genome harbors these coding sequences:
- a CDS encoding glycoside hydrolase family 31 protein, translating to MLFCLVSFSSGYGQGERGWKSDWKGDRSEVKILEPGLDVTGVAVFKNRLFLDAKKDNIKLFRELSDEYRNTKTLWISFSVRKIAGNGRFGLSLLENSQEKLFVGAVGQDKTICFGSKKCREKMESAVQLILRVEKNKAYLFINPPLASVPDVEGASMTLSGDFSFDRITFLCEKGNAGEFSRVVAGEQFADVVFPRKSNDDLRSMGKQPVISWKKAEGALWINTESGVLQLKPYEFGALAVHSGSLSAIESQKNYAVSQEPAGAKFSVKEDSERILLKTDRFSATVEKRTGQICLYDRLGKLLIQEYPGGGRSETGYGEKVACRFSLSPEEALYGLGQFRDNSLNLRGKRRELVQFNTQAAVPVIYSTKGWGILWNNPSRTIFQDNKMGMSFQSDIGDIISYYYFVGDKLDDLIASYRSLTGKAPMIPYWSLGYHQSRNKYATQKEVMDIAERMHKENIPMSTIFIDYFYWQKYGTGSHRFDENLFPDVPGMLSSLHKNYNTRAVITIWPTFRPGIPNYEEFNRAGLLLDGAKALDGIIYDAFSPKAAEIYWKQVMPLVDLGIDGWFLDGCEPDQVNSFLPTVTHDGPALKVRNLYPLVHATTFYNGLLKARPNQRPYILTRCAWASQQKVGTAVWSGDIPTTFDELRKQVTAGLNFVACGIPYWTTDIGGYSGGDPADKNYREVFTRWFQYGTFCPVFRAHGRRYPGNTKVPNELWAYGAEAQKICTEFINLRYALFPYIYTLSGQITRNHYTPMRLLAFDFPEDKKILDCKNQFMYGPSLLICPVLNAGDRKREVYLPSGKRWIDFWTGENYESGQTIVADAPIERIPVYVPAGSIIPMNVSLLMNPDSSAPVEVRVYQGADGRFELYEDDGETFDCERGEYSLIPFMWNEKKRTLTIGKRQGAYKGMSKEREFRIVLVSSEKGRGVEKNSPDKVVKYVGKKVDIKL from the coding sequence TTGTTATTTTGTCTTGTATCATTTTCCTCAGGGTATGGACAAGGAGAGCGAGGATGGAAGTCGGATTGGAAAGGTGACCGTTCAGAAGTAAAGATTTTAGAACCAGGTTTAGATGTGACTGGTGTCGCTGTCTTTAAAAACAGATTGTTTTTAGATGCAAAAAAAGATAATATAAAACTTTTCCGTGAATTGTCTGATGAATATCGAAATACTAAAACTTTATGGATAAGTTTTTCAGTTCGGAAGATTGCCGGAAACGGACGTTTCGGATTATCTTTATTAGAAAATTCTCAAGAAAAGTTATTTGTGGGAGCTGTCGGTCAGGATAAAACGATTTGTTTCGGTTCGAAAAAATGCCGTGAAAAAATGGAAAGTGCCGTACAACTTATTTTAAGGGTTGAAAAAAATAAGGCTTATTTATTCATAAATCCTCCCTTAGCATCAGTTCCTGATGTTGAAGGAGCGTCTATGACTTTATCCGGAGATTTTTCTTTTGACCGGATTACCTTTTTATGCGAAAAAGGCAATGCCGGAGAATTTAGTAGGGTTGTTGCGGGAGAACAGTTTGCAGATGTCGTTTTTCCTCGCAAATCGAATGATGATTTAAGAAGTATGGGAAAGCAACCGGTTATTTCATGGAAAAAGGCGGAAGGGGCTTTATGGATAAATACGGAGTCTGGAGTGTTACAGTTGAAACCTTATGAATTCGGAGCTCTTGCGGTTCATTCAGGATCATTGAGTGCGATCGAATCGCAGAAAAATTATGCAGTTTCTCAAGAACCTGCCGGAGCAAAGTTTTCGGTAAAAGAAGACTCCGAGCGGATTTTATTAAAAACAGATCGCTTTTCTGCTACCGTAGAAAAACGTACGGGGCAAATCTGTTTGTATGATCGTTTGGGCAAATTGTTGATACAAGAATATCCGGGTGGAGGCCGTTCTGAAACCGGATATGGAGAAAAAGTGGCTTGTCGCTTTAGTTTATCTCCGGAAGAAGCTCTTTACGGGTTAGGACAATTTAGAGATAATTCGTTGAATTTGAGAGGTAAAAGAAGAGAGTTGGTGCAATTTAATACTCAGGCCGCTGTTCCTGTTATTTATTCGACAAAAGGTTGGGGAATATTATGGAATAATCCGTCTCGAACTATTTTTCAAGATAACAAAATGGGGATGAGTTTTCAGTCTGATATAGGAGATATAATCAGCTATTATTATTTTGTGGGAGATAAATTAGATGATTTGATTGCTTCTTATCGTTCGCTTACCGGTAAAGCTCCTATGATTCCTTATTGGTCTTTGGGGTATCATCAAAGTCGGAATAAATATGCAACGCAAAAAGAAGTTATGGATATTGCAGAACGGATGCACAAGGAAAATATCCCGATGAGCACAATTTTTATCGATTATTTTTATTGGCAGAAGTATGGTACGGGTTCTCATCGATTTGATGAAAATCTTTTCCCTGATGTTCCGGGAATGTTAAGTTCTTTACATAAAAATTATAATACTCGTGCCGTAATTACGATATGGCCGACGTTCCGCCCTGGAATTCCTAATTATGAAGAGTTTAATAGAGCTGGTTTACTACTCGACGGAGCAAAAGCTTTGGATGGCATTATTTATGATGCATTTAGTCCTAAAGCTGCCGAGATTTACTGGAAACAGGTAATGCCGTTAGTCGATTTGGGAATTGACGGCTGGTTCTTGGATGGTTGTGAACCGGATCAGGTAAACTCTTTTTTACCGACTGTAACTCACGACGGACCGGCATTGAAAGTTCGTAATCTTTATCCGTTAGTACACGCTACGACGTTTTATAACGGGTTACTGAAAGCTCGTCCGAATCAGCGGCCTTATATATTGACACGTTGTGCATGGGCTTCTCAGCAAAAAGTGGGTACGGCTGTTTGGTCGGGAGATATACCCACTACTTTTGATGAGTTGCGTAAACAAGTAACGGCCGGGTTAAATTTTGTAGCGTGCGGGATTCCTTATTGGACTACCGATATTGGTGGTTATTCAGGTGGCGATCCTGCTGATAAAAACTATCGGGAGGTGTTCACTCGTTGGTTTCAATATGGCACTTTCTGTCCTGTATTTCGAGCACATGGAAGACGTTATCCGGGTAATACGAAAGTTCCGAATGAATTGTGGGCATATGGTGCTGAAGCGCAAAAAATTTGTACGGAATTTATCAATTTACGCTATGCTTTGTTCCCTTATATTTATACTTTGTCTGGTCAGATAACTCGCAATCATTATACACCGATGCGGCTGTTGGCTTTTGATTTTCCGGAAGATAAAAAAATTCTCGATTGTAAAAATCAGTTTATGTATGGTCCTTCTCTTCTAATTTGTCCGGTTTTGAATGCGGGAGACCGCAAACGTGAGGTATATCTTCCTTCAGGGAAGCGTTGGATTGATTTTTGGACGGGAGAGAACTACGAAAGTGGGCAAACAATCGTAGCAGATGCTCCGATAGAGCGTATTCCTGTATACGTTCCGGCCGGATCGATTATCCCTATGAACGTATCATTATTAATGAATCCTGATTCAAGTGCTCCGGTTGAAGTACGTGTATATCAAGGTGCGGACGGTCGGTTCGAATTGTATGAAGATGACGGGGAAACATTTGATTGTGAGCGAGGAGAATATAGTTTGATTCCTTTTATGTGGAATGAAAAAAAGAGGACGTTAACCATTGGGAAACGGCAGGGTGCGTATAAAGGCATGTCGAAAGAAAGAGAGTTTCGTATTGTTTTAGTTTCTTCCGAGAAGGGAAGAGGTGTAGAAAAAAACTCACCTGATAAAGTTGTTAAATATGTAGGAAAGAAGGTAGATATTAAACTATAA
- a CDS encoding polysaccharide deacetylase family protein gives MKNFNFSLFLSLFFLIILLPESVDAKRINKKVDEQGVDMPKVRIAPFKGDKACAISYTFDDALRDQSILAAPMLEKYGFRGTFWAIPSMVPETEEEILTNSKKKWGGITWKRLKEMSDNGHEISNHGWSHKNLVNLKSEQEIRAEIEKADSLILLKIGKKPRTFCYPYNAFNDQVLAIAMENRVDTRTRCSGWGYRTTTQWMNNWADGLIKKGEWGIPMIHAIIDGFDAFPSADVLDNHMAYVKSKENQIWVGTFLEIASYVKESENVRLSVTPQKNGLICKTEMTLDKKLFTEPLTLVIEITGVTSVKAIQKGKKLPVTIASDKICIDFMPGDSPVKIRWKK, from the coding sequence ATGAAGAATTTCAATTTTTCTCTTTTTCTGTCTTTATTTTTTTTGATAATATTGTTGCCGGAATCGGTTGATGCAAAAAGGATTAATAAAAAGGTCGACGAGCAGGGTGTAGATATGCCGAAAGTTCGTATTGCTCCTTTTAAAGGAGATAAGGCATGCGCTATCAGTTATACTTTTGACGATGCGTTGAGAGATCAAAGTATATTGGCTGCTCCTATGCTTGAAAAATACGGTTTCCGAGGAACTTTTTGGGCAATACCTTCGATGGTTCCTGAGACAGAAGAAGAAATTCTTACAAATTCGAAGAAGAAGTGGGGTGGGATTACATGGAAAAGATTAAAAGAGATGTCGGATAACGGACATGAAATCTCGAATCACGGTTGGTCTCATAAGAATCTTGTAAATCTGAAATCAGAACAGGAGATTCGTGCGGAGATAGAGAAAGCCGATAGTCTTATTCTGTTGAAAATAGGAAAGAAGCCCCGGACATTCTGTTATCCTTATAATGCATTTAATGATCAAGTTCTTGCTATTGCAATGGAGAATCGTGTGGATACTCGTACACGCTGTTCGGGCTGGGGATATAGAACAACGACTCAGTGGATGAATAATTGGGCTGACGGATTAATTAAAAAAGGAGAGTGGGGCATACCGATGATACATGCTATTATTGATGGTTTTGATGCGTTTCCATCAGCGGATGTTTTGGATAATCATATGGCTTATGTGAAATCTAAAGAAAACCAAATATGGGTCGGTACATTTCTCGAAATTGCCAGTTATGTGAAGGAATCTGAAAATGTTCGTTTATCAGTGACTCCCCAAAAGAACGGTTTGATTTGTAAAACGGAGATGACTTTAGATAAAAAGCTTTTTACCGAACCTCTTACGTTGGTTATAGAAATAACAGGAGTAACATCAGTTAAAGCAATACAGAAAGGAAAGAAGCTTCCTGTAACAATTGCTTCAGATAAAATTTGTATTGATTTTATGCCCGGAGATTCTCCGGTTAAAATACGTTGGAAAAAGTAA
- a CDS encoding family 43 glycosylhydrolase, which produces MKNMKSRLLTCICSTLFLLPFDLMAKHLDRDRIVANPIDLNYRFRPEKPSRREAADPVVVLYKDKYYMFASKSEGYWSSADLVKWNYIPCKSIPIIEDYAPMVIELGGELYYTAGCTRFFKTSDPEKDDWKEIKVNNKNRHDDITIFQDDDGKVYFYWGCHDKKPIQGVQVDPENGFKEIGEVKDLILHNSVKYGIESNGDRNEMNKDGYNEGATMTKYKGLYYLQYSTPGTQFITYADAVYVSENPLGPFTYMEDNPYSIKPGGFISGAGHGHTFQDKYGNYWHVSTMVIAVKNWFERRLGLFPVYFGDEGHMYCHTVFTDYPMQIPDRKVNFKKDDLSVGWNLLSYKKEVSASSFQPGYEAVNAVDENIKTWWASQSGRSGEWLQIDLGRTMQVEAVQVNISDQDFETLRRDAAPVYRYVLESSCDGKNWQMIGDRRKNDRDAVHELLVLDRSVSARYIRIKNMEDLNGGVFSLSGLRVFGTGKGKAPSAVTGFKVVRNANDRRRASFRWNSQGETTGYVIRWGTSPKVQNNAVMVYGDEAEYGFFNRDSRYYFTIQPFNENGKGKISKVISVE; this is translated from the coding sequence ATGAAAAACATGAAAAGTCGATTGTTGACATGTATTTGTTCGACACTGTTTTTGTTACCTTTTGATTTAATGGCGAAACACCTTGATCGAGATCGTATTGTCGCGAATCCCATAGATCTGAATTATCGGTTTCGTCCGGAGAAACCGAGTCGAAGAGAAGCTGCCGATCCGGTTGTTGTCTTATATAAAGACAAGTATTATATGTTTGCATCCAAGTCAGAAGGATATTGGAGTTCGGCCGATCTGGTGAAGTGGAATTATATCCCTTGTAAATCTATTCCGATTATAGAAGATTATGCTCCTATGGTTATAGAATTGGGCGGTGAGTTATATTATACGGCCGGATGTACCCGTTTCTTTAAAACATCCGATCCGGAAAAAGACGATTGGAAAGAGATAAAAGTCAACAATAAAAATCGGCATGACGATATTACTATTTTTCAGGATGATGACGGCAAAGTTTACTTTTATTGGGGATGTCATGATAAAAAACCGATACAGGGAGTACAGGTAGATCCAGAAAACGGTTTCAAAGAGATCGGTGAGGTAAAAGACTTGATTTTGCATAATTCAGTAAAATATGGAATTGAATCGAACGGAGACAGGAATGAAATGAATAAGGACGGCTATAATGAAGGTGCTACCATGACGAAATATAAAGGGTTGTATTATTTGCAGTATTCTACTCCGGGAACACAATTTATAACGTATGCTGATGCGGTATATGTATCGGAAAATCCGTTAGGTCCTTTTACTTACATGGAGGATAATCCTTATTCGATCAAACCCGGAGGGTTTATTTCCGGAGCAGGTCATGGACATACATTTCAGGATAAATACGGTAATTATTGGCATGTTTCTACAATGGTGATAGCGGTAAAAAATTGGTTTGAACGTCGTTTAGGATTATTTCCGGTCTATTTCGGAGATGAGGGGCACATGTATTGCCACACGGTATTCACCGATTATCCGATGCAGATACCCGATAGAAAGGTCAATTTCAAGAAAGATGATTTATCCGTGGGGTGGAATTTGTTGTCTTATAAAAAGGAAGTTTCGGCATCATCGTTCCAACCGGGATATGAAGCAGTAAATGCCGTGGATGAAAATATCAAGACATGGTGGGCGTCTCAGAGCGGCAGGTCAGGCGAATGGCTTCAGATCGATTTAGGACGGACGATGCAGGTCGAAGCCGTTCAGGTAAATATCAGCGACCAGGATTTCGAAACATTGCGGAGAGATGCAGCACCCGTATACCGTTATGTTTTGGAATCGTCTTGTGACGGAAAGAATTGGCAGATGATAGGCGACCGGAGAAAGAATGATCGGGACGCCGTACATGAATTGCTTGTTTTGGATCGTTCGGTATCAGCCCGTTATATTCGGATAAAGAACATGGAAGATCTCAATGGGGGAGTTTTTTCTCTGTCCGGACTGCGAGTTTTCGGGACGGGAAAGGGAAAAGCTCCGTCTGCAGTTACCGGATTTAAGGTTGTCCGTAATGCAAACGACCGACGTCGAGCCAGTTTCAGATGGAATAGTCAGGGTGAAACGACAGGTTATGTGATCCGTTGGGGAACTTCACCGAAGGTACAGAACAATGCCGTCATGGTTTATGGAGACGAGGCAGAATACGGCTTTTTCAATCGGGATTCTCGATATTATTTTACGATACAGCCGTTCAATGAAAATGGGAAAGGCAAGATAAGCAAAGTTATTTCTGTAGAATGA
- a CDS encoding glycoside hydrolase family 2 — protein sequence MKTKTLFLGMCLLITSGITAQQRTSFQIGDDGWALWLDRDASWKNDSLYLPPADISKITVAEPTCGWNNLFSSLRPESEAREVVKNKTLSLKVRVPGTVEEYYWDALSNNKGLGNTGDYKGVSWWGTDFTVSREMKGKRIKIFFSEGIRQRAEVFVNRKLVGYELVHQTPFEIDVTDVVNYGSNNELAVRITDPSGNFSWGDYTGDKWGDYLFPQSHGFGGILGAVELRSVSPLYVSDVFVKNKPSLKDIDVDIEIINEASSKVLKGSVDVAIVEAWKSNAPVTDPKTLFTKNLGKVNVKTGETIKLTFSASVPEARLWELKNSNLYNVVTTIKDSKGKVVDQHKQRFGFRFLSVEGYGKNATLNFNGKRTLLISSISWGYWPTNGMYPTRELARKHIESAFILGQNMLNFHRCQGNTQVLDLADEMGMLYYEEPGGYSSSRVKEGSEQSKMKNRLLANQLNSQRFLRMVKRDRNHPSLVMYNMINEPGWIPDERAKKDMADAHLLDPTRLVTYGSGFMNVGNDEPRKLHMIPYDQTQRTTGYCDIHNAGNSAGVYVDAIYNSPESFLRNERAESEIFVWGEEAALASPPQLEKVVAAIEENGNRNGWDGADYKDWLNSYRSYIKNKGLEKYYPSITKLITSLGDIMYYEHGRFLENVRIADGADIYVFNGYEDMKNDNFSGAVDVFRNIKGTPELINHYAQPAFVAVKVREKIGHVGDTNLFDMFVVNEHAVPGGDYNIKAWVVNPKGDSDVLYDGIVKVSGGDTFSNLAAAKIPVKLNKGIGYYKINAELSDMSGKKVASGYDDIFAVDWKSDKINGYGAVIGGGMELTNFLKDQKKANVVAYDESLGKLDYILVGSIDQGTAFNTISSFCFKAKDGKTMGLNLDYFRGKNFDMQVDRRISAAPIDFNVGSKLIPGYDILGDTKFSLRWEGYIVAPYSGETEFELSYDDGANLWFDGEQVVDNFRNGPKRVVTFKRNLVAGKSYPLKIEAYQDGGTWEFALKWKLPVKIQEPDMSALLKRVRDDGTKLMLIDNAESWMSKLRAVGAVPGYKVFHPSKAWVGSSFMVREHPFFNELPVNKGMNWEYQRLVVYDGPKHFGLYEMQGEEPVVSLVGSPFHQITTSVGVLPYGKGKIVFSSLDLLPNLSLDSKPANVPKKILCNYLKWATDVPMTETYFK from the coding sequence ATGAAAACAAAAACTCTTTTTTTAGGGATGTGTCTGTTAATAACATCGGGGATAACGGCACAACAACGTACTTCGTTTCAGATTGGAGATGATGGTTGGGCGCTTTGGCTAGACCGAGATGCTTCGTGGAAAAATGATTCGTTGTATTTGCCTCCAGCGGATATTTCGAAAATAACTGTTGCAGAACCGACTTGCGGATGGAATAATCTTTTTTCGTCGCTTCGCCCTGAATCGGAAGCAAGGGAAGTTGTTAAAAATAAGACTTTATCTTTGAAAGTCAGAGTTCCCGGAACGGTAGAAGAATACTATTGGGATGCTCTTTCGAATAATAAAGGTTTAGGAAATACAGGAGATTATAAGGGTGTCAGTTGGTGGGGAACTGATTTTACAGTTTCTCGGGAGATGAAGGGAAAACGTATAAAGATATTTTTCTCAGAAGGTATTCGTCAAAGAGCAGAGGTATTTGTGAACCGTAAGCTGGTAGGTTATGAATTGGTGCATCAGACTCCTTTTGAGATTGATGTGACCGATGTTGTAAATTACGGAAGTAATAATGAATTGGCAGTTCGAATAACCGATCCTTCCGGGAATTTCAGTTGGGGAGATTATACCGGAGATAAATGGGGAGATTACTTGTTTCCCCAGTCCCACGGTTTTGGTGGAATTTTGGGGGCTGTCGAGCTTCGCTCCGTATCACCTCTATATGTATCGGATGTATTTGTTAAAAATAAACCATCTTTAAAGGACATAGATGTCGATATTGAAATTATTAATGAGGCGTCGTCTAAAGTTTTAAAAGGAAGTGTCGATGTGGCTATTGTAGAGGCTTGGAAAAGTAATGCTCCGGTAACTGATCCGAAGACTTTGTTTACGAAGAATTTGGGCAAAGTGAATGTAAAGACCGGAGAAACAATAAAGTTGACTTTTTCGGCCTCAGTACCCGAAGCTCGTTTGTGGGAGTTGAAAAATTCGAATTTGTATAATGTCGTAACAACGATTAAGGATAGTAAAGGTAAGGTTGTAGATCAGCATAAACAGCGTTTCGGATTTCGTTTTTTAAGTGTAGAGGGATATGGTAAGAATGCTACGCTTAATTTTAACGGTAAACGAACATTGCTTATTTCGTCTATTAGTTGGGGGTATTGGCCTACGAACGGGATGTATCCGACTCGGGAACTGGCTCGTAAACATATAGAATCGGCATTTATATTGGGACAGAATATGTTGAATTTTCACCGTTGTCAGGGAAATACGCAGGTACTTGACTTGGCCGATGAAATGGGGATGTTGTATTACGAAGAACCCGGAGGATATAGTAGTTCGAGAGTAAAAGAAGGAAGTGAGCAGAGTAAAATGAAAAATCGACTGCTCGCTAATCAATTGAATTCTCAGCGTTTTTTGAGAATGGTGAAACGAGACCGTAATCATCCGTCTTTAGTCATGTATAATATGATTAACGAGCCGGGATGGATTCCAGATGAAAGGGCGAAGAAAGATATGGCGGATGCCCATTTGCTGGATCCGACTCGTTTGGTTACATACGGTTCTGGATTTATGAATGTCGGAAATGATGAGCCTCGAAAATTGCACATGATCCCGTATGACCAGACTCAACGCACGACAGGATATTGTGATATCCATAATGCCGGAAATTCGGCCGGAGTTTATGTTGATGCTATCTATAATTCTCCTGAGAGTTTTTTGCGAAATGAACGGGCTGAGTCTGAAATTTTTGTTTGGGGAGAAGAAGCTGCTTTGGCATCTCCTCCGCAGTTAGAAAAAGTTGTTGCAGCAATAGAGGAAAACGGTAATCGCAACGGATGGGATGGTGCTGATTATAAAGATTGGTTAAATTCTTATAGAAGTTATATTAAAAATAAAGGACTTGAGAAATATTATCCCTCGATAACAAAACTCATTACTTCACTGGGCGATATAATGTACTATGAACACGGACGTTTTCTTGAAAATGTGCGGATCGCCGACGGTGCGGATATCTATGTTTTCAATGGGTATGAAGATATGAAAAACGATAATTTTTCGGGTGCTGTCGATGTTTTTCGTAATATAAAGGGTACTCCTGAATTGATTAATCATTATGCTCAGCCTGCGTTTGTTGCTGTGAAAGTCCGGGAAAAAATCGGTCATGTAGGAGATACGAATCTGTTCGACATGTTTGTTGTCAATGAACATGCTGTTCCAGGGGGAGATTATAATATAAAAGCTTGGGTTGTCAATCCGAAAGGAGATTCAGACGTATTGTATGACGGAATTGTGAAAGTCTCTGGCGGTGATACGTTCAGCAATTTGGCTGCAGCGAAAATTCCTGTGAAATTAAATAAAGGTATAGGTTATTATAAAATAAATGCAGAATTATCAGATATGTCGGGTAAAAAAGTCGCATCCGGTTATGACGATATTTTTGCAGTAGACTGGAAATCTGACAAGATAAACGGTTATGGTGCTGTGATAGGCGGTGGAATGGAACTTACTAATTTTTTGAAAGATCAGAAAAAAGCGAATGTTGTTGCTTATGACGAGTCTCTCGGAAAATTAGATTATATTTTGGTGGGTTCTATCGATCAGGGTACGGCATTTAATACTATATCGTCATTTTGTTTCAAGGCGAAAGACGGAAAAACAATGGGATTGAATCTGGATTATTTTCGAGGTAAAAATTTTGATATGCAAGTTGACCGTCGTATTTCTGCCGCACCGATAGATTTTAATGTCGGCAGTAAACTCATTCCCGGATATGATATATTGGGCGATACAAAATTCTCACTCCGCTGGGAAGGTTATATTGTAGCACCATATAGCGGAGAAACGGAATTTGAACTTTCGTATGATGATGGAGCGAATCTTTGGTTCGACGGAGAACAGGTTGTCGACAATTTTAGGAACGGGCCTAAAAGAGTTGTGACGTTTAAACGTAATTTGGTAGCCGGAAAATCATATCCTTTAAAGATCGAGGCTTATCAAGACGGAGGAACTTGGGAGTTTGCTTTGAAATGGAAATTACCGGTAAAGATTCAAGAACCTGATATGTCGGCATTATTGAAAAGAGTGCGGGATGATGGAACTAAATTGATGTTGATTGATAATGCAGAATCGTGGATGAGTAAATTAAGGGCTGTCGGCGCAGTTCCCGGTTATAAAGTATTTCATCCTTCAAAAGCTTGGGTGGGAAGTAGTTTTATGGTAAGGGAACATCCTTTTTTCAATGAGTTGCCCGTAAATAAAGGCATGAATTGGGAGTACCAACGACTGGTAGTTTATGATGGACCGAAGCATTTCGGGTTATATGAAATGCAAGGGGAAGAACCTGTGGTATCTTTGGTCGGATCTCCTTTTCACCAGATAACGACATCTGTCGGGGTATTGCCTTATGGAAAGGGGAAAATTGTATTCTCTTCGTTAGATCTGTTGCCGAATTTGAGTTTAGATAGTAAACCGGCGAATGTCCCGAAAAAGATTTTATGTAATTATTTGAAATGGGCTACAGATGTACCGATGACTGAGACCTATTTTAAGTAG